The Cytobacillus sp. NJ13 sequence ATTTTCGTCGCGAAACCCATTATCCTCGGGCTTCACTTTTCGACCTTCGTACTCTTCAACATCTCCGCGTTCATGAATCCACTTTATTCTTAATGCAGGAAGCCCTTTTTTTAGATCTGCCGTATATTGAGGATCCGTATAAGGTCCGCTCGTATCATATACACGAACCGGCTCATTGACTTCTTCACCAAACGTTCCGGCAGTGGGGCTTAATTCTATCTCTCGAACTGGAACCTTTATATCAGTCCTGGATCCCTCCACATATACTTTTTTGCTGCCAGTAAAATTCGACATAATAGAAATACTCTCATGATTTAAAGAACTTGCAGTCATTGATCATCTCTCCCTTATTAAAAATATAAGGACGAGACCTGGAACCAAGGAAGTGCCAGATATGTAAAAAAGCCGGTCCACATAAAGATGGACCGGCTTAAACGCAGATGTCTTTGCACAAAGAAACTCTTTTGCACATTCTAACTTCCCCACGCTGGTATGATCCAGATCAGGTCCAAAGAGTCAAGAAACTTTAGCGCGTTTCTTTCTCAGCCCAAGCTATTGGGCACCCCTAGTTATTGCTATTAAATTCAATTTTAGTATACAGAATTGCGGAAACAAATGAAAGGAATTTTTTCAGAATTCTGTCAGATGAAAAACTTTGCCTTTATTCTGCTCCTAACCTCGTTCTTCTTCATTCAGGCTTTTTACTTTTGAATGCACACCAAAAACGCCTGTCAGCGGCAGACGTTTTCCGAGAAATTTGCGGGTTAGTTCCCGTCAGATTCCTCATCATTCATATCCTTATCACTTTCATCCATACTCTCTTCATCTTGAGGTGATTCTTCATTCATGCCGGGCTCCTCCATATCAGATTCTTCTGATGTGCCAGGATCCTGCATTTCACTATCTTCATTATTGTTTTCTTCCATCTGATTATCTTCCAATTCCACACCTTCGGTTTCCGGCGGCGGATCCTGTTCATCCGTTCCGCATCCTGCCAACAATAATCCTGCACTCAATGGAACTGATAGCCACAGCTTCTTATAATTCATGTATTGTCATCTCCTTTTGCAGTATTATGTTTCTTTAAGACCTTACCCTTTTGGCAGGAGGCAAAACTTTTCTGATCCTTTATAGCCCATCACCCGATTAAATCCCAGATATCTGCAAATACTATCCCTGCCACAAATACTGGAGGATGAATGATGAAAGTACTTCTTTCCGCCATATTATTCAGCTATCTGGGAATGCCCCTGTATAGCGTACAGCCTTCAGAAAAAGAACAATGGGATCACCAAGGTCTTTCTGAGGACTATCACGGCCATGTTGAAGAACGTACAGAAGCACCATACAAGCAAATTCAATTGCTGGGAATTAATGATTTCCATGGACAGCTGAATGTCACTCGGCAGGTTAACGGCAGACCAGCAGGTCGCGCAGATTACCTCGCTGCCTATTTGCGGCAGCGTGCTTCTGAAAATGAAAACACCATTTTGCTTCATGCTGGCGACATGATTGGAGCTAGCCCGCCAGTATCCGCTCTTCTGCGGGATGAACCGACCATTGAATTTTTGAATAAGATGGGGTTTGATATTGGCACTATCGGCAATCATGAATTTGATCGAGGATCTGATGAGCTGCTTCGCCTGCTAAGCGGCGGCGGCCCTTCAGCAACAAAAAACTATTCCGGTTCCCGTTTCCCATGGATTGCAGCCAATGTCATCAGTCACAAGTCAGGCAAACCCATCCTTCCCCCATATAAAATATTAAATGCAAGCGGAATCCCAATAGGATTTATCGGAGTCATCATGAAAAATACACCGGCCATTTCCGCGCCAAACAGTGTGAAAGGTCTGATTTTTACTGATGAAGCTGAAGCAATCAACAAGTATACCCATATACTAAAAAACCAGGGGGTCAGATCCATTGTGGTACTGGCCCATGTTCCAGGCGAATCAAAACCAAATGGAGAGCAAGCCAGAGGCCAGTTAATAGATTTGGCCCATCGAGCGGATGACGAAGTGGATATTATTTTTGGAGCCCACAGCCATACCTATCTGAACAGTGTTGTGGATGGAAAACTCCTGGTGCAGGCCTATTCATACGGCACTGCCTTTTCAGATGTGGATATAGAAATAGATCCCAGAACAAAAGATATTGTCCGGAAACACGCGGAAATAGTAAATGTTTTTCAAGAGAATATCCAGCCTGCAAATGACATAACGGAGCTGGTCGAGCGCTATGAAAAGAAAGTAGAACCCATTGTAAACAGATACATTGGCACTGCTGCAATGCCAATCACAGCTGAGCAAAGCAGAAGCGGTGAATCAGCCCTGGGCAATCTTATTGCCGATTCCCAGCGGGCAGCGATGAACACAGATTTGGCTTTCATCAATCCAGGAGGAATCCGGGCAGACATTGACGCCGGCCGTGTTACTTGGGGAAACCTATATGTCGTCCTTCCCTTCAGCAATCAACTGGTCAAAATGAACCTGACAGGCAGCCAAATTCGTGATGTCCTCAATCAGCAATGGCAGCCAAATGCAACAAGAATTCTGCAGATTTCTGGCTTCACTTATTCCTGGAATGTCAGCCAGCCTGCCGGTGAAAAAATAAAAGATATTTATCTTCCTGACGGAACAAAGCTCCATTCGAATAAGATCTATTCGGTCACTGTAAATACCTATCTTGCTGATGGAGGAGACAATTTTACAGTATTCCGAAAAGGGACAAACAGAGTGACCGGACCAAGTGATATAGATGCACTAGTGGACTATATACAGAATTCAGCACAGCCATTCAGCTCCTCGATTGATGGACGCATAAAGAGAATATACTGAAAAAGGACAGCTCGGCGACTGTCCTTTTTTCTTGTCCATTTGATACTAATAGCAGGATCGGCATCATATCCTTCTATTAGGATCAGAAAGAAAGGAATAGGATAATGAAAAAGTATATTTATTTTCTCATGCTGTTCGGCGTCTTTTTTCCACTTTTTCAAAAGACAGCCATTGTTTTTGAAAACTGGAGATTGTGTACAAATACATCCAAATTGATAGGGATTCAGCTTTATGGACTGGATTCAATGAGAAACCTCCTAATATCATCACTGGCGGCCCTAGTTGCTTTCTTTTTCACCCAAATATTTATTAGGTGGGACAACAAACATAAAAGTTCCTAAAAGCCCTGAATCTAGAAATGCACCAGGTTTTATCACTATTCATAAACTGTAAATTGCGGTTTAGTCGGATGGTCAATGACAAGAGCATCCTTTGGGAATTTTAAGAGCTTTTTATACAAAACAAAATCTCCAAAACATCCAACTGTCAATATCGCCCCTAATATCGATAATCCAGGCATATTCAGTACAATTCCAAGAATAAGGGGCAATAAGCCAGTCGGAATGAATGGCAGCATTAAAACCTTTTTCATTTGCTGAACCGTCACTGGCTGTTTGGCATGAGCATAGGCCACACCCAATCTCAAATTGACTCCCCAGGACATTTCGCTCCATGGGACACCGCCAATATAGCGAAAACCTGCCAAATGGATGGCTTCATGCAAAAAAACAATAACGGCCATACCAGCTAAAAATAATAGCATACCTATAAGATCAAAAGACATTTCCCCTCCGCCATAAATCACCGCATGTAAAAAGAGCACCCCAAATACCAGCACAATCGTTGCAATGAATAAAAAAACCTGCAATTTCATCATTGAAATGGAAACAACCGTTTCTTTTTTATTTTCCAAACTTTCACCCCGCGAGAAATTGGTCGATACCTATTTTTACGGATCACAAATAGCAAAGTTTCAAAAATGTCCATTGCAGGCAGCTTATATCCAATTTTTATTCAATGCTCTCCCCATTGCCTTAGCCCTCCAAACTGCCCGCTTCTAATGCATTTCCTTTACCTTGAAGCTTCAGCTGAAAAAAACCAAAGATGGACGAATGATTAATAATACTCCTGATAAAATGTAAATAAGCCGGACACCGATTAAATCAGTTAAGACCCCTATGCCCAAAATAGAGAAAACGAAAATCAATTCGTTTAAGACAGATTTAGCTGCAAGAATTTTCGTGAACATTGTTTCATCTGCACTATTTTGATACATAGTGGTTTGCGCAAGATCCCGCAGCTGATAGGCAGGCCCCATCAATATCACAAATAGCAGCGCTAAGAAAGGATTCGAAATAAAACCATACCCCAAAGTAAGAATCCCGAAAGCACTGGATCCAATCAGCATAAAAATAATCAAACGGCCTTGCAGTAAATAAGAAAGCCGGTAAATGAGGATTCCTCCAGCAATAGTGCCTAAGTAATATCCTCCGTTGATATAGCCCCACCAAGACTCCCCCTTTCCAAGGGCATCCTCCACATAAGTTAACGTAACCGCACCAATCCAAATCGTTCCTGCCCAAGCTTCTATCAAATCCATTATGATCAGGACTCGAAGCCCTTTATCCTGGAAGAGCAATTTCCAACCAGCCGTTAGACTGGACAGCATCCGGACGTTTGAGTTTACAGCAGGTGATTGGCTTATTTTTATCAAAAACAAGCTGAGAATAGAACTAACAAGTAGAATGATCGTAATGATCAATGTGGTTTGCTTGCCAAGGAAAGCTAACAGGATACCGCCAAAGGTCCACCCTGCAAATAAGAAAGTCTGGTCAACACTTGAGAGCAGGCTATTCGCTTTGACTCTTTGCTCTTTAGGAACAACAGCTTTTACCATGGACATTTTAACAGGTGAGAAAATGCCATTGAAAAAAGATATAAGGGCCAACACAAAGAAAATAGCTATTAACATAACCCGTCATTTGCTGCGAAAATAATATCAGTAATCCCGCAATCAGAACGATCTGCTTATCTGGGAAAACTTCAATAGATTTACTGGCTGAATTCTATCCGAAATGGATGGAAGCAGTATATTGCTGATCATTCTCGATATTACACTAACCAATGTGACGGCTGCAGAAAGTGCTGTGCTCCCTGTTTCATTATACAAATGCAGCACCACAGCCATCGTGTACAGGGCAAACCCAAGGTTCGCTGCTGTCTGGCTTACTAGTAGAGCGTAAAATGAACGATTCATCAATATCCCCTTATCTAAAAGAATTTTTCGTTGCAAACCGGCATTATTTCTAAAGTCAGGCTCTCAATCTAATATTGAAAATCTATCATTTAGCTTAACATATTGAAAATCTTAACTTACATGAAAAAATGCCAGCAGCAGCCAGCTCGGTTATCTATTCTCGATTATGAAAAACAATATAGATCATGGTAGCTTGTTCCTATTTTTTATAAAAACATATCGCGATTTTCCTTAATGTCTGTATAATCAACTTAAACTATTAATAGAAAGGAGCTCAACAGAATACGTGCTTTATATATGGGATATCGAAAAGATTATAAAAATCACCTTGGATGAGTTCCAATTAAATATTAACTATGAGTTCAGCAATACGCTTACTGCACCCATGAGCTATAATGTCTCAACGAATACAATTAAGTTTAACTACCTGAAAGTGAACGGCTACATAGCCAAAATCAATTTTAAAATAAGAGAGACGGATGAGAACCTTGTTAAATTGATGCTGTACCATGAAATCGGCTATTATCTGGATTTCAAGAAAAACAAACATGATATAAGAACCCTAATGTATGGAGAAGATGACGAGAAAGAACAGCTCATGTCTGAAATAGAAAAAAACTCCTGGGATTATGGAAGAAAAATTGTACCTGAGAACCTGGTAAATGCCTATGATCATTTACGGGAATTGGATAAAATGTTCAGCTAGAAAAAAAAATGCGCCTCATTAAGAGACGCATTTCTTTTTAATTCGGTTCCACATGAACGTGAACATCATAAACCCCATAATCCTTCATCATCACTTTCTCCACATGTGTCGCAATATCATGGGCTTCCTTAATATCAAGCTTGGAATTAACCAGAATGACCACATCAATCACTTCATTGTTTCCATAGCTTCTGCCTTTAATATCTTTAATGCCTTTTACCCCGTCTATATCTTTGATGACATCCTGATAATGCTTAATCTTTTTTTCATCAAATCCATCTGAAAGCTCATGGGAGGCTTGTATAAAAATATCCCAAGCCGTTTTGCATATTAAAAACCCGACAACTATGGCTGTTAATGGATCAAGCCATGGCATGTTCAGCTGTGAACCCAAAATACCGACGGCAGTGCCTATACTCACCCATGCGTCTGAAATATTGTCCTTTGCCGCTGCCATTACGGCCTTGCTGTTAATTTTAATAGCTAGTTTTTTATTGTATCGGTATACAAAGTACATTGCGGCTCCAGAAAAAACTCCGGTATATGCAGCAAAAATATCAGGAGATTCATTAACTCCATCAAACATGGATGAAACAGCATTCAGCAGAACTTGAAGACCTACTGCAGCCATAATGAATGAAGCTACCATGGAAGCAATGGTTTCACTCTTCCAATGGCCATACCCATGATTTTTATCCGGCGGACGCTGAGAAATCCTAAGCCCTATAAGCACTGCAATTGAAGCAATAATATCTGTTGTATTATTCAGCCCATCCGCTTTCAAAGCAGAAGAGTCACTCACATATCCAATAGTTAATTTTAGTACAGAAAGAAATATATAGGCTGCAATACTAATAAACGCAGCACGTTCACCCAACTTAAGGTTTTGATATTTTTCCTCTTCCATGCTCTAGCCTCCTACTTTACCCTTGCTTATATTACCAAGCGGAATTCGGGTGGGTCTAGAGCAATCTTTTTGTCTATAATTAAATAAATAAGCAAAGTGCAATTAAGTTGCCCAAGCGAAAATTAAGCCAGCCTCTAAATCGGCTGGCTTAATTTGTATCATTTTAAAATGCATTAAGGAGAATACAGAATTTGAACCACCTGCAAATCTAGGCTCTTTTAATACTCGCCTCAAACAAATCAATTATTTCCAAAAATCTCTCTGCTTCTCTAAATGTATGGTCAGCCAGAAGTGGATGAATATTGCTTTTGATCCGGCAGGCCTCTATTAATTCTCTGGCCGTTTTCTTGAAGTCCCTTAATGAAGCAACTGATACTTTATTCTCATTTAAAAAATGGCTAAGTAATGGTTTCGTTTCTGATTCAGGCTGCATAGAGTCAAGATCAACAGCTTGAAAGACCAATTGGTCGAAATCATGGCTAAACTCTCTTGCCTGTTCTACCAGCTTTCTTTCCGAAGGATCTAGTAAATGGCCAATAAACTTAGCATGGTCAGCCATGATCCTTAGAAAGAAGACATTTTCTTCTATAATGGCTTCCGGTTTTGGTGCGAGTATCCCTGAATTGAGGTCTTTTAATCGATTTGCAAAGTATGCAGCTTCTCTGCTGATATGGTCAATCAATAAAGGAAAATTATTTGAACGGATTTCGCATCTTAATGTCAGCCCCAGCACTTTCCTTTTATAGCTCCAGATGGCAGCAGCTGCTTGATAAACCTCGTTATTAAATGCTTGAACCTGGCTAAGTTCTGAGTTGACTGTAAATCTGGCCAGCTTTTCCTCGATTCTTTCAAATAGAGCGATAAATTGCTGTGCCTCGGCAATTAATAGTTTCTGTTCATAGGTAAACCCTAAACTTAAAAATAGTGCATGTTCTTTCATAATCCTGGACCAAAATTTAATTTCGTCCAGCGATCTAACGACTATTGGATTCGCCATATTTTCCCCTCCCCAATTACTCACTCCTTCTCATATATATTAATGATTTTCAGCCTTAATTCCATTTTATTTCTTACCTCACTATTC is a genomic window containing:
- a CDS encoding 5'-nucleotidase C-terminal domain-containing protein, translated to MKVLLSAILFSYLGMPLYSVQPSEKEQWDHQGLSEDYHGHVEERTEAPYKQIQLLGINDFHGQLNVTRQVNGRPAGRADYLAAYLRQRASENENTILLHAGDMIGASPPVSALLRDEPTIEFLNKMGFDIGTIGNHEFDRGSDELLRLLSGGGPSATKNYSGSRFPWIAANVISHKSGKPILPPYKILNASGIPIGFIGVIMKNTPAISAPNSVKGLIFTDEAEAINKYTHILKNQGVRSIVVLAHVPGESKPNGEQARGQLIDLAHRADDEVDIIFGAHSHTYLNSVVDGKLLVQAYSYGTAFSDVDIEIDPRTKDIVRKHAEIVNVFQENIQPANDITELVERYEKKVEPIVNRYIGTAAMPITAEQSRSGESALGNLIADSQRAAMNTDLAFINPGGIRADIDAGRVTWGNLYVVLPFSNQLVKMNLTGSQIRDVLNQQWQPNATRILQISGFTYSWNVSQPAGEKIKDIYLPDGTKLHSNKIYSVTVNTYLADGGDNFTVFRKGTNRVTGPSDIDALVDYIQNSAQPFSSSIDGRIKRIY
- a CDS encoding DUF3267 domain-containing protein, producing MENKKETVVSISMMKLQVFLFIATIVLVFGVLFLHAVIYGGGEMSFDLIGMLLFLAGMAVIVFLHEAIHLAGFRYIGGVPWSEMSWGVNLRLGVAYAHAKQPVTVQQMKKVLMLPFIPTGLLPLILGIVLNMPGLSILGAILTVGCFGDFVLYKKLLKFPKDALVIDHPTKPQFTVYE
- a CDS encoding MFS transporter, producing MLIAIFFVLALISFFNGIFSPVKMSMVKAVVPKEQRVKANSLLSSVDQTFLFAGWTFGGILLAFLGKQTTLIITIILLVSSILSLFLIKISQSPAVNSNVRMLSSLTAGWKLLFQDKGLRVLIIMDLIEAWAGTIWIGAVTLTYVEDALGKGESWWGYINGGYYLGTIAGGILIYRLSYLLQGRLIIFMLIGSSAFGILTLGYGFISNPFLALLFVILMGPAYQLRDLAQTTMYQNSADETMFTKILAAKSVLNELIFVFSILGIGVLTDLIGVRLIYILSGVLLIIRPSLVFFS
- a CDS encoding cation diffusion facilitator family transporter, producing the protein MEEEKYQNLKLGERAAFISIAAYIFLSVLKLTIGYVSDSSALKADGLNNTTDIIASIAVLIGLRISQRPPDKNHGYGHWKSETIASMVASFIMAAVGLQVLLNAVSSMFDGVNESPDIFAAYTGVFSGAAMYFVYRYNKKLAIKINSKAVMAAAKDNISDAWVSIGTAVGILGSQLNMPWLDPLTAIVVGFLICKTAWDIFIQASHELSDGFDEKKIKHYQDVIKDIDGVKGIKDIKGRSYGNNEVIDVVILVNSKLDIKEAHDIATHVEKVMMKDYGVYDVHVHVEPN
- a CDS encoding DUF2935 domain-containing protein; protein product: MANPIVVRSLDEIKFWSRIMKEHALFLSLGFTYEQKLLIAEAQQFIALFERIEEKLARFTVNSELSQVQAFNNEVYQAAAAIWSYKRKVLGLTLRCEIRSNNFPLLIDHISREAAYFANRLKDLNSGILAPKPEAIIEENVFFLRIMADHAKFIGHLLDPSERKLVEQAREFSHDFDQLVFQAVDLDSMQPESETKPLLSHFLNENKVSVASLRDFKKTARELIEACRIKSNIHPLLADHTFREAERFLEIIDLFEASIKRA